The region CCCCCAGCGCCCCGAAGATGGGATACTCGGCTCCCTCGCAATCGAACTTGGCAAACTCATAGCGCGGGCACGCGGCCCACACGTGGGCGGCGGCTTCGACCCTGACCTCTTCCTCCTCCACGGCCGAGAGCGGCGGTGGAAGGTTCTCCTGAAAGAGGGTGGAGGAAGCAGGGCGGTGCTTCTGCTTGTAGAGGGTCAGGCTTCCGGCAACGTCGCTGAGGCCGGCGTTGACCGCGCGGATCTGCCTCGTGCGGCCATTCCGCTCCACGTTCCTTTGGAGAAACGCGAAGCTCTCCCGGGCAGGCTCGTAGGCTACGATGCTCACGCGCAGGCCCTGGCAGGCTGCGAAGATCGAGAAGAACCCGAAATGGGCGCCCACATCGAGGACACGGTCGCCGTCCAGGATGGGAAAGTGCCTGGTGTAAACCCTCTCCCTCCAAATCTGGTCCGCGATGCCCCAGCTTTCGGTATGATTGGGTGCCCGGAAGGCCGCTCCCCGAACCCGAATCTCGGTTTCCGGGACAGAAGACGACATCTGGTAGTAGCTCAGGAACCAGCGCGGCCAGTTGAGATAGGTGCGCCGGACCTCCAGAGCCGTAGCGAGCTTGTGGGCCAAGGTCCCCATTGCTGCCTTCCTGCCATAAAGGGGGTAGGCAAGGTACTGCTCCCGCGCCGGCGCCAAGGGCCGGTCTGGCTGACAGTCTCAGGATGAAGCCCGCATCACCATCGTCGCTTCCGTCGCTTTCCATCGTGCTTGCCACCTACAATGGCGAGCGCTATCTGCGCCAGCAACTGGAGAGCCTGGCCGCGCAGACGGTGTTGCCCTGCGAGCTGATCGTGTCCGATGACGGCTCCAGCGACCGGACCATCGCCATTCTGTTCGCCTTTGCCGCCGCTGCCCCTTTCCCCGTCCGGGTTCTCCAGCACGCTGAGCGGATAGGATACGCGTGCAACTTCCTCCGTGCCATCCGCCGCTGTGAAGGGGACGCTGTCGCCTTCTGCGATCAGGACGATGTCTGGCGCTCCAGCAAGATCGAGCGCTGCTGCAGGGAGTTTCGGCGCGCCGACGTCGGCCTCGTGGTCCATGAGGCCGAGGAGGTGGATGCGGAACTTGCGCCCTGCCACGTTCGCCTGCCCGACCTGCGGCGCTCCGCGGTGTTACCCAAGGGAAGGGTCCATCCCCGCTGCGATTGGCCCATGGGCTGTGTGATGGTGGTCCGCCGCAGCATCCTGCAGGAGGTGACGCGGCTGTGGCCCGCGGAGCCTGCCCGCCGCCTGCTGCGCCCGGACACCCCGCATGTGGTGGCGCATGATTCCGCCACCTATTTCGTCGCCCGGTCGCTGGCAGCGGTGTCGTACATCGCCGAGCCGCTGATCTGCCACCGCCGGCACGCCAACAACGTCACCGGTCCCAGGGGCCACTTGACCGATTCCCTCCACGCGAGCGTCCGCACCGGCGCTCGCGCCTACCGGATGCTGGCGAAGCATGCAAGCGCAGCCTCGGAGCTCTACGCCGCTATGGCCGCCGAAGCCAGGAGCCCTGATCTGGAGCGGGATCTGCGGCGAGTCGCCTCCCGCTTTCAACGCCGTGCGGGCTCTCTCGAGGCCCGCGCCGCTCTCTACTCGACCCGTCCCCGGCAGGAGCGGATCCAGGTCGTGGCCAGGATGGCGCGTGCGGGCATGTACGATGGCGTCCGCCGCGGCGGGATCGGCCGCCGGGCGATGGCCAAGGACCTCCTCTGGGCCATGCTGGCGGGAGGAGAGGCGGCGCGCTGCGACCGCGGGCGCGACGGGGAAAGCCACTAGGCGGGGCCGGGCGCGAGCGGCGGGCGGGCGGCCGTGGCCGCGCCAATCATCCTCTCCAGCCCCATCTCCAGAGTCACTGCCGGGAACCAGCCCAGTTCCCGCCGCGCCCGGCCGATGTCCAGGACGTTCTCGGCGACGTCGCACTCCCGCCCGGGCAGGTGCTGCACGGTGAGCGGCTTGGAGATGCGGCTGCGCAGCATCTCCACCAACTCGAGCAAAGAGACTCCGCGGCCGCTGCCGATGTTGAACAGCCGCTCCTTCCCGGCATACGCTGCAGCCCGCACCAGCGCCGCCACGACGTCTTCCACATGGACGTAGTCCCGCAGCGTCCTGCCATCGCCCCAGATCTCGATGGGCTGGCCCTTCACGGCGTGGTCGGTGAAGTGCGCGATGGCGCCCAAGGGCCGGCTGCAGTCCTGCGACTCGCCGTACATATTCGCGACCCGCAGAACCATCGAGTCCAGACGGCGAGTCACCCGGAACAAATGGAGATACTTCTCCACTGCCAACTTGTGGATCCCGTAGGAGCAGATGGGATCAGTGGGATGGTTCTCCGGGATGGGAACCTGCTGCGCCGGACCGTACACGGTGCCACCCGAAGAGACGAACACCAGCCGCCGCACTCCCAGAATGGCGGCCGCTTCCAGCGTGCGCACCGTGGCCACCAGGTTGGACTCCAGGTCAAAGGCAGGATCGGCGTTGGAGTTGGAGGGCAGGGTAGTGCAGGCCAAGTGGAAGACAGAATCGGCCTGGCGCAGCGCGGAAGCCGCCTCCGGGGTTCCGAGGGCAGCAGGGATCCACTCTATCTGCGACGACCAGGGTTCACCGGGCCCCTTCGGGGCTCCGGACCTGGAGATCGAGCGCACGCGGCAACCCGCCGTCAACAAGCTCCGGCAGAGATGCCGGCCCAGGAAGCCGCTTCCCCCCAGGACGACGGTGAGCGCGGCCTCAGACACTGCGTCCCTCCTCGCGGGCAAGCTCCAAGCCGCGCCGCAGGCCGGCCTCGATCGCCCTGCTCGCTGCCATCCAATCGGTACTCTGCGCCAGGGCGAGACCGGCCGCCGCTTTGCGGGCGCGGAGATCGTCGTTTTCCAGCAACGTCAGGACGGCGCCCGCCAATGCGTCCGGGGTGGGAGGAGTCAGTTGTGCGGCCTCGGCCGTCAGCAGCCACTCCACGTTGGGACCGGAGTTCGAGACCACGGCGCATCCGCATGCCATCAGCTCCAGCGGCAGCAACGACAGGTTGGTGTGCGAGAGCACCAGCGCGACTTCGCAACTGCGATACAGGCCCGCCAGCTCGGTGGGCGGCAGAACGCCGGGCAGGGCGGCGGAGAAGGGCAGGCGCAGGGGTTGCCGGGGAAAGCCCACCAGCACGAACTCCGCCTCCGGCATCTTCTGCGCCACGAGCGACAGCGCCAGCACCCCCAATTCGAAGCCCCGCCGCTCCGAGGCCGGGCGCGCGTAAAAGAGCACACGCTTCTTGCCTTCGGGGAGCCGCCGGCGGCCCTGGGCAGAGTAGATCTCGCGGTCGAAGGAAAAGCCGAAGGACGAACACCTCATTCCGAACTCGCGCTCCAGCACCTGGGCGATCCACGGCCCTGCCGTGATGCCATGGAAGCCCCAGCCATAGGTCTGCCTCGCGAACTCGTGGAGGCTGCCGGGCGGAAAGAACAGATGCTCCAGGTCCTGCACAAAGTAAAACTTCCGCGCCGTGTTTTCCAGCGCGCGGGCTGCGTACGCCGTCACCCAGGAGGTCGCGACCAAGGCTTCACTGTCCGCCATTTCTCCCGTGAACGGTTGGACGGGAGCCTGGATCGGGAAGTACTTCCTGTTCACCACCTGGGCCAAGGCCGAGCCGCGGCCGGCCGCCCCGACCACGTACACGCGGTTCTTGTGACCCCACTGCTCGAGGTGGCGGATGCTGCGGAAGATATTGAACAGGCCTCCCGAGCCCCAGGAGACATCCGGAACCAGCCAGTTGATGGACAAGGCCCCTGGCCGAGGGGAGGCCTTCAGCCTCGCCGGCCGGTCCGGGGCCAGCACCCACCCGTAGTCGCCCAGCACGTCGTAGGGGAGCTTGAGTCGTCCGCGTCCCCAGCGGGCGGCGGCATCCCGGAGCCCGGCGCGAAGCCCGTACTTCGAGATCGATGCCCACACCTTTGCGAGAGGGGACTGGCGCGATCTCATGCGGCGATCCTCAAGAGTGGGTGGTGGGCGGCGCCTGTGAGCCAGGGCATCTTAGCACGCGCCTTCCTCACGGAATGGGCGCGACCCCCGCGGCTGAAGGTCGCCGCAGGCCGTTCAGATACACCACCAGAAAGGGAAGTAGGCACAAGGTCCGGGAATACGTGAGCACGGTGAAACCGGTTTCAAAGGCCAGGGTGACCAAGAACAGGAGGTACAGGTCAGTCTTCGCCACCAGGTTCCGCCGGAGGAAGAGAAAGAATCCGCCGTAGACGAGGAGCACAAGGATCACTGAGCCGCGCAGAAGGTATTCGAGGACGCCGCTGTCGCCTAGCATCAGCCCCTCTCGGTAGCTCACGCCCACCGGCTGCAAGGGATGTTCCTGGAGATACTGCAGATCGTAGTGCAGGGTGCCGCTGGGCATCAGCCTGCCCAGGAAGCCGGCGCCGGGATCCGCCACGATGTCTTGCGCGCTCAGGACCAGGTCGCGCCCGCTCTGGAAGAGCGGCCCGACCGGGACGACGATCGCCACGATGCAGGCCACTGCCATCACGCCTGCCGCCCATAGCCAGCGGTGCCGGGACGACGACCAGAAGTGATGCGCCATTTGGACCATGGCCAGCGAAGCCAGCACCACACCGGTCACCGAGAGCAGGGCCAGGGTCAACACCACGTAACACACCGCAAACACAAGAAAGAGCCTTCTCTGTTTGAGTCTGTACGTCTGGAACGCAGCGTAGAAAAACAGATAGAGGAAGAACCCCGCCAGGGAGTGCGTACCGAAAGTCAGGACGGGCATTCTCAGCAGGAGCATGTTCGCGACCAGGTCGGGATAGAAGACCGAGTAGTGAGTGACCAGCACCGCCTGCATCCACTCGCTCCCCGCCAGAATGGCCGAGCAGGCCGCGAGGTTCAGCACGTTCAGGAGAACGTACAGGCCCGATAGCCACCCGGGGAGCGCGATGTCCGGCAGCCGGAGCAGCAAGAGCAAAGAGAGCACGACGTAGCCGGGAAGGGCCCCGTAGGTATAGGTGGCCAGCCCCGAGATCGAAGTAAAGAAGAGAAGGAGAGGGACGATGGAACCGGCGACCATAGAGGCAACCGCGCCGGGGCGACGACGGGCGCTGACCGCCAACACCAGCAGAAGAGCGAAGCAAGCCACGTAGCCGATGGCGTAGAGGAGCGGAGAGAACTGTTCGGCGATGGAAGTCGGAGAATAAAGGCCGACCAGGAGCAGCAACGCCAAAGCCCCGGCCGCCAACCGGGGCGTCGTTCGTGGAGCTTCAGCCTGTCTGACGGCGAGCGTTGCCATGATTTCTGCGGTCTGGCAGAGCCGACATTCTAGCCCATCAGGAGCCGGCTGTAGCCCAGCAGCGTGGTCTCCAGGTCGAACTTGCCGGGCGCCAGCGGTGCGGCTGCCGCCTTTCCAAGAACGTCAGGCTTGCCTTCCCAGGCGCGAATGATGGCCTGGGACAGCGAGCTGGCGTCCTCGCGGGGAACAAGGAAGACACGGGAGTCGGCCTCGGCGATCTCCCGCACCCCGCTGGGGCAGTCGGTGGCGACCACGGGCACATCCAGGGCGAGCGCCTCCAGCAGCGCGTTGGGCAAGCCCTCGTAGCGGGAGGAGAGGACAAACAGGTCGGCGTGGAGAAAGTACCGCCAGGGATTCTGCTGGAAGCCGGGCAACGACACGGCTTCCTCTACCCCCAACCTCTTTGCCTGGGCGGCCAACTCCGCCCGCAGCGGACCCTCCCCGAGAATCGTGAGCCGGGCCTGAGGCAGGGCCCGGAGGACCGCGGGCATGGCTGCCAGCAGGAGGTCGAAGCCCTTCTCGCGGGAGAGCCGTCCGGCCGCCACCAGGTGCGGACCCGGGCCCGAGTACGGATTCTCTCCGATCTCGGCCAGGTCGCGCACGCGCTGCACGTCCACCGAATTGTAGATGCGCACCATCTTGTCCCGGGGCACGCCGAAGTGCTCCGCCATGTCGTCCACCATGGAGTCGGAGAGGCACACCACTGTGTCGGCCCGCTTGTAGAGGCGGCGGTAGAGCCAGGCCCACACCTGGGGATGGCGCGTCTCCTCGGGGAGCAGGGCGCTGGCCATGGCAGCCTGGCGGATCAGCACCCGGGTCCCGTGGGGCAGGAAAGGCTTGGCCAGCACCAGGGCGCAGTTCAGGTGCCCGAGCGTGGAGAGAACGGCGTGCGGCTTGATCTTCCGCACCAGCTTCACGATCGCGGGCAGAGCGTACCGGGTGCGGGGAACATCCAGGTCGTGGATCTGGACGTCGCCGGGGATGTCCACCAGGTAGGCGCCCTGGGGCTGCAGCACCGCGAGGTGAAGCTCGAAGCGGCCGCGGTCCAGGTGCCGCAGCAGGTTGGAGAACATGCGCTCGGCGCCTCCCCCACTCAGCGTGGGGACCAGGAGCAGGACCCGCCGGCGCTCTGCCATCGTCGTGGCCGGGAGAGGAAGCGCAGCCGGTGCGGAGGGCGGTTGGGCCACGGCGGCCCGGCGGTCGGCGCCGCGCACCCGGGCGCCCTCGGTGGCCTTGTTCTCGACCACGCTGCGCAGGAAAGACGCCAGCCGGGGCGCGCATACGACCACACTGTAGTGCTGCTCCACGAGGGCGCGGCCGGCCCGGCCCATCTCCTGACCTTGCTCGGGGTTCTGCAGCAGCCATTCCAGCGCGTCGGACCACTCCGAGGGATTCCTGGGTCCCAAGCCGACCTTCCCCAGCGCCAGGATCTCTTCATTCATGCCCACGGGCGAGACGACCACCGGGATCCCGCACGACATGTACAGCAGCATCTTGTAGCTGCACTTGCCGCGCGCCCACAGCGAGTTCTCCACCGGCATCAGTCCCACCGACATCTCCTGGATGGTCTCCACCTCGTTCTGCGGGGACCAGGGGATGTACTCGAACTGAGAAGTGCTCAGCCGCTTGAACTGGGGCGGCTTGTCGGAGACGATCCGCAGGACGACGTCCCGGTGCCGGGTGAGGACCGAGAATAGAGACTCTTCGATCTCATTGACATACTTCAGGCCGGACGACAGTCCGGACCAGCCGATGATCCGCCTGGGATTGCGGAGCTGATGCGCCGGAGAAGGCACGTAGCGGTCCGTGTCGACGGCGGTAGGCAGCAGGCAGATGTTGTCGTTCCAGCGGCTCGCATGTTCGGCGATGAAACTGTTCCCGCAGATGACGCCATCACACATCTTCAGGATGGTCGCGAACCCGGTCCGGCCTCCGCGGTTCAGCCACACCGCGTCGTCGACGTCAAACACCCGCGGCCGCTTGGTCAGGGGCTCCAGCGTGGTCAGCGTCGAGACCATCTCACGCTGCAGCAAGGTGAGATCGTAGCGATGGGACTTGAGCACAGGCGGGACCCGGTCCGCGACCGTGCCCAGCAACCAGAAAGGGCGGCGGAAGTTGCCTTCCGGCGGCCAGCTTCCCCAACGCGCGCAGAACTCCTTCATCTCGATTCCGTAGGCTCGGAGGAAGGGGATGTACTGCCGTACTCGGAATCGAGGGGCAGATGCGTTCTGCCCGGCTGTAAATGCAGCTACGCGCAGCTTGCCATTGTGCGCCAAGGTACTGGTGGCTGAGGTGGATCCGGCTTACTTCGGGCGCGTACCATGCGAATCTGCGCCATTATATACTACGGGCTGCTTGAAACATCGCATCCTGCATGTCATCACGACACTGCGGACGGGCGGCGCCGAGGTTTCGTTGTTGAAACTTCTCTCCGGCAGCTCACCGGAGTGGGAGCCGAGCGTCGTATCACTGGAAGATGAAGGAACCGTTGGGCAGCAGATCTCCCGCCTTGGCATCCCCGTCTACAGCCTGCGCTTGCGTTCGGAGTGGCCCAATCCTCTGCGTGCCTTCACCCTCATAAGGCTGGCGCGTCGCTTGCGTCCTGACGTGATCCAGGGCTGGATGCCGCACGGCAACCTGCTGGCCACCCTGGCGAGCTTCTCGCTGCGAAAGCGTGTCCCGGTCTTCTGGGGCATTCACATGTCGATCTACGACCTGGCCCTGGAGCGTCGGCTGACGGCGCTGATGATCCGAGTGGGAGCCCGCTTGTCCCGCTCTACCGCTGCCATCATCTACAACAGCCGAGTTGCGGCCCGGCAGCACGAGGCGCTGGGCTACTGTGCCGCCCGCCGCGTTCTCATTCCCAACGGCTTCGATTGCCAGGTGTTTCACCCGGACGAAGTGGCCCGCCGCCAGGTGCGCACCGAGATGGG is a window of Terriglobales bacterium DNA encoding:
- a CDS encoding FkbM family methyltransferase, with translation MAHKLATALEVRRTYLNWPRWFLSYYQMSSSVPETEIRVRGAAFRAPNHTESWGIADQIWRERVYTRHFPILDGDRVLDVGAHFGFFSIFAACQGLRVSIVAYEPARESFAFLQRNVERNGRTRQIRAVNAGLSDVAGSLTLYKQKHRPASSTLFQENLPPPLSAVEEEEVRVEAAAHVWAACPRYEFAKFDCEGAEYPIFGALG
- a CDS encoding glycosyltransferase, whose amino-acid sequence is MKPASPSSLPSLSIVLATYNGERYLRQQLESLAAQTVLPCELIVSDDGSSDRTIAILFAFAAAAPFPVRVLQHAERIGYACNFLRAIRRCEGDAVAFCDQDDVWRSSKIERCCREFRRADVGLVVHEAEEVDAELAPCHVRLPDLRRSAVLPKGRVHPRCDWPMGCVMVVRRSILQEVTRLWPAEPARRLLRPDTPHVVAHDSATYFVARSLAAVSYIAEPLICHRRHANNVTGPRGHLTDSLHASVRTGARAYRMLAKHASAASELYAAMAAEARSPDLERDLRRVASRFQRRAGSLEARAALYSTRPRQERIQVVARMARAGMYDGVRRGGIGRRAMAKDLLWAMLAGGEAARCDRGRDGESH
- a CDS encoding NAD-dependent epimerase/dehydratase family protein — translated: MSEAALTVVLGGSGFLGRHLCRSLLTAGCRVRSISRSGAPKGPGEPWSSQIEWIPAALGTPEAASALRQADSVFHLACTTLPSNSNADPAFDLESNLVATVRTLEAAAILGVRRLVFVSSGGTVYGPAQQVPIPENHPTDPICSYGIHKLAVEKYLHLFRVTRRLDSMVLRVANMYGESQDCSRPLGAIAHFTDHAVKGQPIEIWGDGRTLRDYVHVEDVVAALVRAAAYAGKERLFNIGSGRGVSLLELVEMLRSRISKPLTVQHLPGRECDVAENVLDIGRARRELGWFPAVTLEMGLERMIGAATAARPPLAPGPA
- a CDS encoding glycosyltransferase family 4 protein, which codes for MRSRQSPLAKVWASISKYGLRAGLRDAAARWGRGRLKLPYDVLGDYGWVLAPDRPARLKASPRPGALSINWLVPDVSWGSGGLFNIFRSIRHLEQWGHKNRVYVVGAAGRGSALAQVVNRKYFPIQAPVQPFTGEMADSEALVATSWVTAYAARALENTARKFYFVQDLEHLFFPPGSLHEFARQTYGWGFHGITAGPWIAQVLEREFGMRCSSFGFSFDREIYSAQGRRRLPEGKKRVLFYARPASERRGFELGVLALSLVAQKMPEAEFVLVGFPRQPLRLPFSAALPGVLPPTELAGLYRSCEVALVLSHTNLSLLPLELMACGCAVVSNSGPNVEWLLTAEAAQLTPPTPDALAGAVLTLLENDDLRARKAAAGLALAQSTDWMAASRAIEAGLRRGLELAREEGRSV
- a CDS encoding glycosyltransferase, translating into MKEFCARWGSWPPEGNFRRPFWLLGTVADRVPPVLKSHRYDLTLLQREMVSTLTTLEPLTKRPRVFDVDDAVWLNRGGRTGFATILKMCDGVICGNSFIAEHASRWNDNICLLPTAVDTDRYVPSPAHQLRNPRRIIGWSGLSSGLKYVNEIEESLFSVLTRHRDVVLRIVSDKPPQFKRLSTSQFEYIPWSPQNEVETIQEMSVGLMPVENSLWARGKCSYKMLLYMSCGIPVVVSPVGMNEEILALGKVGLGPRNPSEWSDALEWLLQNPEQGQEMGRAGRALVEQHYSVVVCAPRLASFLRSVVENKATEGARVRGADRRAAVAQPPSAPAALPLPATTMAERRRVLLLVPTLSGGGAERMFSNLLRHLDRGRFELHLAVLQPQGAYLVDIPGDVQIHDLDVPRTRYALPAIVKLVRKIKPHAVLSTLGHLNCALVLAKPFLPHGTRVLIRQAAMASALLPEETRHPQVWAWLYRRLYKRADTVVCLSDSMVDDMAEHFGVPRDKMVRIYNSVDVQRVRDLAEIGENPYSGPGPHLVAAGRLSREKGFDLLLAAMPAVLRALPQARLTILGEGPLRAELAAQAKRLGVEEAVSLPGFQQNPWRYFLHADLFVLSSRYEGLPNALLEALALDVPVVATDCPSGVREIAEADSRVFLVPREDASSLSQAIIRAWEGKPDVLGKAAAAPLAPGKFDLETTLLGYSRLLMG
- a CDS encoding glycosyltransferase; amino-acid sequence: MKHRILHVITTLRTGGAEVSLLKLLSGSSPEWEPSVVSLEDEGTVGQQISRLGIPVYSLRLRSEWPNPLRAFTLIRLARRLRPDVIQGWMPHGNLLATLASFSLRKRVPVFWGIHMSIYDLALERRLTALMIRVGARLSRSTAAIIYNSRVAARQHEALGYCAARRVLIPNGFDCQVFHPDEVARRQVRTEMGVSQDTILVGLIARFHPVKDHANFLRAAGSVAVADPTVCFLLAGKGVTGDEPELARLVTEHRLQGRVFLLGERSDMPRLTAGLDVACSSSWTEAFSSTVGEAMACGVPCVATDVGETAFIIDNTGLVVPPRDSEALARAILELIRAGGAHRQQLGAAARRRIESEFSLAAIIRRHEELYRGRL